One genomic region from Bacillus sp. SLBN-46 encodes:
- the treR gene encoding trehalose operon repressor: MTNKYLTIYNNIVEQIKSGEIPPQTLLPSENELKDQYDTSRETIRKALNLLSQNGYIQKVRGKGSIVIDISKFDFPVSGLVSFKELANKMGSKPKTIVNEFLLMKPDGFIRQQLQLGSKEQVWKVVRTREMNGEKIILDKDFLSKKFVPHLTEEICSDSIYQYIENELKLTISFAKKEIVVVEPTIEDRTLLDLDGFHNVVVIKNYVYLDDATLFQYTESRHRPDKFRFVDFARRTH; the protein is encoded by the coding sequence ATGACAAACAAATACCTAACTATCTATAACAATATTGTGGAGCAAATTAAGAGTGGGGAAATCCCCCCACAGACGCTTCTTCCCTCTGAAAACGAATTAAAGGACCAATATGATACATCGAGGGAAACTATTCGGAAAGCGTTAAACCTGCTCTCGCAAAACGGATATATCCAAAAAGTTAGAGGTAAAGGTTCGATTGTCATAGACATTAGCAAATTTGATTTTCCTGTTTCAGGCTTGGTCAGTTTTAAAGAACTTGCCAATAAAATGGGGAGCAAACCAAAAACAATTGTTAATGAGTTTTTGTTAATGAAACCCGATGGATTCATTAGACAGCAGCTGCAATTAGGAAGTAAAGAACAGGTCTGGAAGGTCGTACGTACAAGGGAAATGAATGGGGAAAAGATTATTTTAGATAAGGATTTCTTAAGTAAAAAGTTTGTCCCTCATTTAACGGAAGAGATTTGTTCCGACTCGATCTACCAGTATATTGAAAACGAATTAAAGCTAACTATAAGCTTTGCAAAAAAGGAAATAGTCGTAGTGGAGCCTACTATCGAAGACCGGACCCTTTTAGACTTAGATGGCTTTCATAATGTCGTTGTTATCAAAAACTATGTTTATTTAGATGATGCAACCCTTTTCCAATATACAGAATCAAGACATAGACCTGATAAATTTCGCTTTGTGGATTTTGCACGTAGAACACATTGA
- a CDS encoding DUF2642 domain-containing protein, which translates to MNSKDKIGKYIKLEISGKKMISGLLVDIGSDLWVVFNGNDYLYIPIIHIQNWQFLKHDEIAEISFNDEPTPIYNHNEEISLRKTLTAAKGIFTEIYVTSKQALHGYIISIMNNYFVFYSPIYKTMFISLHHLKWLIPYTSNQRPYGLSNSSLPVNPSGHTFARSFEVQIEKCVGDLIVFNIGENENVIGKVQGIKNNFVELISAKEDPVFVNMQHIKTVHMT; encoded by the coding sequence ATGAACTCGAAAGATAAGATAGGAAAATATATCAAACTAGAGATTTCCGGAAAGAAAATGATCAGTGGTTTATTAGTAGATATTGGTAGTGATTTATGGGTTGTTTTTAATGGTAATGACTATCTATATATCCCTATAATTCATATACAAAACTGGCAATTCTTAAAACATGATGAAATAGCTGAAATTAGTTTTAATGATGAGCCTACACCAATTTACAACCACAACGAAGAGATATCCTTGAGAAAAACACTAACAGCTGCAAAGGGAATATTTACAGAAATCTATGTAACAAGTAAACAAGCATTACATGGGTATATAATTAGTATCATGAATAATTACTTTGTATTTTATTCCCCTATTTATAAAACGATGTTTATCTCCCTTCACCATCTTAAATGGTTAATCCCTTATACCAGTAACCAACGGCCATATGGCCTTAGTAATTCAAGTCTTCCAGTCAATCCAAGTGGCCATACATTTGCACGATCATTCGAAGTCCAAATAGAGAAATGTGTTGGCGATTTAATTGTCTTCAATATTGGAGAAAATGAGAATGTAATTGGAAAAGTTCAAGGAATTAAAAATAATTTCGTAGAATTAATCAGTGCAAAAGAAGACCCTGTTTTTGTAAATATGCAACATATAAAAACAGTCCATATGACTTAA
- a CDS encoding nitronate monooxygenase, with product MWKNELSELLNVNYPIIQAPMAGGITSSELVSAVSNAGGLGMVGAGYMSPEQLQKQIKAIRKLTDKPFGVNLFVPSTYSTDVDKLERAMALLQPIKDQYDIADQHTLPTFDQDCKTFQEHINIIIEEKVPICSFTFGLPTQEVIKKLKQYSVILIGTATTVQEAIINEQAGMDAVVVQGAEAGGHRGTFQHEDKSGLVGLMSLIPQTADSIRIPLIAAGGIMDGRGISAAKILGASGVQMGTAFLVCEESGAHPLHKEAILMATEEQTVLTKAFSGKLARGINNSFIEMLNPYEDELPDYPIQNELSKAIRKASSSMGKKDCMSLWSGQSPRLAKRITVQELMERLKLEMDR from the coding sequence ATGTGGAAAAACGAATTAAGTGAATTATTAAATGTTAACTATCCAATCATTCAAGCTCCAATGGCTGGGGGAATAACATCGTCGGAGCTTGTATCAGCTGTCTCGAATGCAGGGGGTCTTGGAATGGTAGGGGCTGGGTATATGAGTCCTGAGCAGCTACAGAAACAAATTAAGGCTATTCGGAAATTAACCGATAAACCTTTTGGGGTAAATTTATTTGTTCCTTCAACCTATTCAACTGATGTTGATAAACTGGAAAGAGCCATGGCTCTTTTACAGCCTATAAAGGATCAATACGATATTGCCGATCAACACACACTTCCTACATTTGATCAAGACTGCAAGACTTTTCAGGAACATATAAATATAATCATTGAAGAAAAAGTACCCATTTGTTCTTTTACCTTTGGCTTGCCTACACAGGAAGTAATCAAAAAACTTAAGCAATATTCAGTAATACTAATTGGCACAGCAACAACGGTACAAGAGGCAATAATCAATGAACAGGCCGGCATGGATGCCGTTGTTGTCCAAGGTGCGGAAGCAGGCGGGCACCGTGGAACATTCCAACATGAAGATAAAAGTGGCTTAGTCGGACTGATGTCGCTTATTCCACAAACCGCGGATTCTATTCGTATTCCATTAATCGCAGCTGGGGGAATAATGGATGGGAGGGGAATCAGCGCGGCCAAAATACTTGGAGCGTCAGGTGTCCAGATGGGGACTGCCTTTCTAGTATGTGAAGAAAGCGGCGCACATCCCCTTCATAAGGAAGCTATATTAATGGCAACAGAAGAACAAACTGTACTAACAAAAGCATTTTCAGGGAAACTGGCTAGAGGTATAAACAACAGTTTTATAGAAATGTTGAACCCATATGAAGATGAACTTCCTGACTATCCCATACAAAATGAATTATCGAAGGCAATACGAAAAGCCTCTTCGTCCATGGGTAAAAAGGATTGTATGTCACTATGGTCAGGCCAGAGTCCACGTTTAGCAAAGAGAATTACTGTTCAGGAACTTATGGAAAGGTTAAAACTGGAAATGGATAGGTAG
- the treC gene encoding alpha,alpha-phosphotrehalase, with the protein MSTAWWKKAVVYQIYPKSFNDTTGNGTGDIQGIIEKLDYLKELGVDVLWLTPIYQSPQRDNGYDISDYYSIHEEYGTMADFDRLLEQAHKRNIKIIMDIVINHTSTEHEWFKQAKSSRDNPYRDFYIWKDGKNGEPPTNWESKFGGSAWEYDQATDQYYLHLFDVTQADLNWENQKLREALYEMMHFWLKKGVDGFRLDVINLISKDQHFPQDDSDGRKFYTDGPRIHEFLHEMNEQVFSKYNIMTVGEMSSTSIDNSIRYTNPDQEELNMTFSFHHLKVDYPNGDKWTKADFDFQSLKQILTTWQVQMNQGGGWNALFWCNHDQPRVVSRFGNDQTYHKESAKMLATALHLMQGTPYIYQGEEFGMTNPNFTKIDDYRDVESLNIYHIKKQEGLTDQEILEILKQKSRDNSRTPVQWNASEHAGFTTGTPWIGTARNYKEINAEQAISDSDSIFFHYQKLIQLRKQYDVITDGDFELILDKDEELFAYIRSSGSEKLVVINNFYGKEKTFHLPSHLNLDEFTSEMLLSNYMDSAKFGGEIRLRPYESLVYYLKK; encoded by the coding sequence ATGTCAACAGCATGGTGGAAAAAAGCAGTCGTTTATCAAATTTATCCAAAGAGTTTTAATGATACAACCGGAAATGGTACTGGAGATATCCAAGGAATCATTGAAAAATTGGATTATTTAAAAGAACTTGGGGTCGATGTTCTTTGGTTAACACCTATATATCAATCCCCTCAACGTGATAACGGTTATGATATTAGTGATTATTATTCCATTCATGAAGAATACGGAACAATGGCTGATTTTGATCGACTCCTAGAACAAGCTCATAAACGGAATATTAAGATCATTATGGACATCGTAATCAACCATACCTCCACTGAGCATGAGTGGTTTAAACAAGCCAAGTCCTCTAGGGATAACCCGTACCGTGACTTCTATATTTGGAAAGATGGTAAAAACGGTGAACCGCCAACGAACTGGGAATCAAAATTTGGTGGATCTGCATGGGAGTACGATCAAGCAACTGACCAGTACTACCTTCATTTGTTCGATGTTACACAAGCAGACCTCAATTGGGAAAACCAAAAGTTACGCGAGGCACTATATGAGATGATGCACTTTTGGTTAAAAAAAGGTGTCGATGGATTCCGCTTGGATGTGATTAATTTAATTTCTAAAGACCAACACTTCCCTCAAGATGACAGTGATGGCCGTAAATTTTATACAGATGGACCAAGAATACATGAATTTTTGCATGAAATGAACGAGCAAGTTTTTTCAAAATACAATATTATGACCGTTGGCGAAATGTCTTCTACATCCATTGATAATAGTATTCGTTATACGAATCCTGATCAGGAAGAATTAAATATGACGTTTAGTTTCCATCATCTGAAGGTTGATTATCCAAATGGAGATAAGTGGACAAAAGCAGATTTTGATTTTCAATCATTAAAGCAAATTCTAACTACATGGCAGGTCCAAATGAATCAAGGTGGCGGTTGGAATGCCCTCTTCTGGTGTAATCATGACCAGCCACGTGTGGTTTCACGCTTCGGCAATGACCAAACCTATCATAAAGAATCTGCTAAAATGCTGGCAACCGCCCTGCATTTGATGCAAGGAACCCCTTATATTTATCAAGGGGAGGAATTTGGGATGACGAATCCAAATTTTACTAAGATTGACGACTATCGTGATGTCGAGTCCTTAAATATTTATCACATTAAGAAACAGGAAGGCTTAACAGACCAAGAAATTCTTGAAATTCTAAAACAAAAATCTCGAGATAATTCTAGAACTCCTGTACAATGGAATGCTAGTGAACACGCGGGCTTTACTACTGGTACACCGTGGATTGGTACGGCAAGAAACTACAAAGAAATTAACGCTGAACAAGCTATTAGCGATTCAGACTCTATTTTCTTCCACTACCAAAAGCTAATCCAATTAAGAAAACAATATGATGTGATTACAGACGGTGATTTTGAACTCATTTTGGATAAAGATGAAGAGTTATTTGCGTATATCCGGTCAAGTGGATCTGAAAAATTAGTGGTGATTAATAATTTTTATGGAAAAGAAAAGACATTCCACCTCCCTTCTCATTTAAATCTTGATGAATTTACAAGTGAGATGTTACTCTCTAATTACATGGATTCTGCGAAATTTGGCGGGGAAATCCGATTAAGACCATATGAATCACTTGTGTACTACTTGAAAAAATGA
- a CDS encoding phosphatase PAP2 family protein, whose product MKKSIQKAPYLLFLLVFPALAIVYSFLNNRSHKAFDISTSVDQVIPFLPFFIIPYIFWYVYIFMFLVYFWYKDTKVYLRTVLLIVVAELICFVIYFFFQTTVSRPIIQGDTFLQVLVQWIYENDRPYNCFPSIHVLTTFAVMLASLHIKNKHLITNLCIHVSGSLIIISTLFVKQHVILDMVGSMFLVTFLYGITFELLIFRLGEKSEPISLKNK is encoded by the coding sequence ATGAAAAAAAGTATACAAAAAGCTCCCTACCTATTATTTTTATTAGTATTTCCAGCTTTGGCCATTGTTTATAGTTTTTTAAATAACCGTTCACATAAAGCCTTTGATATTTCTACATCAGTGGATCAAGTGATCCCATTTTTGCCGTTTTTTATTATTCCGTATATTTTTTGGTATGTATATATATTTATGTTTTTAGTCTACTTTTGGTATAAGGATACGAAGGTATATTTAAGAACAGTGCTTTTGATTGTGGTTGCCGAGTTGATTTGCTTTGTTATTTATTTCTTTTTTCAAACCACTGTTTCAAGGCCAATAATACAAGGAGATACCTTTCTTCAAGTGCTTGTGCAGTGGATATATGAAAACGATCGGCCATATAATTGTTTTCCGAGCATACACGTACTTACAACGTTTGCCGTTATGCTTGCCTCACTTCACATAAAAAACAAGCATTTAATTACTAATTTATGTATTCATGTTTCAGGGTCATTAATTATTATTTCCACTCTTTTTGTTAAACAACATGTCATTCTTGATATGGTGGGTTCGATGTTTCTGGTTACATTCCTTTATGGAATTACATTTGAACTGTTAATCTTTCGTTTGGGCGAAAAGTCTGAGCCAATTTCATTAAAAAATAAATAG
- the treP gene encoding PTS system trehalose-specific EIIBC component, with amino-acid sequence MSKYTEPSKDLLKHIGGKENIAAVTHCVTRMRFVLNDPSKADVEKIEGIQLVKGTFTQAGQFQVIIGNDVSSFYNDFVKIADVEGTSKEEAKVAAKQNMNWLQRMMGHLAEIFTPLIPALVVGGLILGFRNVIGDIKLLEDGTKTIIEVSQFWAGVHSFLWLIGEAIFHFLPVGITWSVAKKMGASQILGIVLGITLVSPQLLNAYGVAGAKEIPTWDFGFAHIKMIGYQAQVIPAILAGIVLGFLETRLRKIVPNSISMIVVPFFALVPTVLIAHTILGPIGWSIGSGISHVVYSSLTSAFGWLFAAIFGFAYAPLVITGLHHMTNAIDLQLMSELGGTNLWPMIALSNIAQGSAVLAMIFINRKNEEEKQVSIPAAISCYLGVTEPAMFGINLKYGFPFLAAMIGSMIAGVVSVATGVMANSIGVGGLPGILSIQPKYMAMFAVCMLIAIVVPFILTNIFAKTGIKKLNLKK; translated from the coding sequence ATGTCTAAGTACACAGAGCCTTCAAAAGATTTATTAAAGCACATTGGAGGAAAAGAAAACATTGCAGCTGTTACCCATTGTGTAACACGCATGCGATTTGTATTAAATGATCCATCAAAAGCTGATGTTGAAAAAATCGAAGGCATCCAGCTTGTAAAAGGTACATTTACCCAAGCTGGACAATTCCAAGTCATTATCGGAAATGATGTTTCGAGTTTCTACAACGATTTTGTCAAAATTGCCGATGTAGAAGGCACATCAAAAGAGGAAGCCAAAGTAGCAGCCAAGCAAAATATGAACTGGCTACAGCGAATGATGGGTCACTTAGCTGAAATCTTCACACCATTAATTCCCGCACTCGTGGTCGGAGGTTTAATTCTTGGCTTCCGAAATGTAATCGGTGACATTAAATTACTCGAAGATGGAACAAAAACTATTATTGAAGTTTCACAATTTTGGGCTGGGGTCCACTCATTCCTATGGTTAATCGGAGAAGCTATATTCCACTTCTTACCGGTTGGTATTACATGGTCAGTGGCAAAGAAAATGGGCGCTTCGCAAATTTTGGGTATCGTTTTGGGTATTACCCTAGTGTCTCCTCAATTATTAAATGCTTATGGCGTTGCAGGTGCAAAGGAAATACCAACATGGGATTTTGGGTTTGCTCATATTAAGATGATTGGTTATCAAGCACAAGTAATCCCTGCGATTTTAGCTGGAATTGTATTAGGGTTCTTGGAAACAAGATTACGTAAAATCGTACCAAACTCAATCTCTATGATTGTTGTTCCGTTTTTCGCATTAGTTCCAACAGTATTAATCGCACACACCATTTTAGGTCCGATCGGCTGGTCTATCGGTTCTGGTATCTCTCATGTGGTTTACTCAAGTTTAACTTCTGCGTTTGGCTGGTTATTTGCCGCAATCTTTGGCTTTGCATACGCTCCACTTGTTATTACAGGCTTACACCATATGACAAATGCAATTGATCTTCAATTGATGAGTGAACTTGGTGGTACAAATCTATGGCCAATGATTGCTTTATCTAACATTGCTCAAGGTTCAGCAGTTCTTGCAATGATTTTTATCAACCGTAAAAATGAAGAAGAAAAGCAGGTTTCAATACCAGCGGCAATTTCTTGTTACTTAGGTGTAACTGAGCCAGCAATGTTCGGTATTAACTTGAAATATGGCTTCCCCTTCTTAGCTGCCATGATCGGCTCCATGATTGCTGGTGTTGTATCAGTAGCAACAGGTGTAATGGCTAACTCAATTGGTGTCGGTGGCCTTCCTGGAATCTTATCCATACAGCCAAAATATATGGCTATGTTTGCAGTATGTATGTTGATTGCAATTGTGGTTCCATTCATTTTAACTAACATCTTTGCAAAAACAGGTATTAAAAAGTTAAATCTAAAAAAATAA
- a CDS encoding SOS response-associated peptidase, translated as MCGRFTLTATLEEIMDRYEIQSFLDEEYFSPSYNIAPSQGVLAVINDGKSNRMGFLKWGLIPPWAKDATLGHKMINARAETLNEKPSFRNAFKKKRCLVIADSFYEWKRNEDKTKTPMRIKLKSNELFAMAGIWEGWKSPGGQTIHTCSVITTKPNELMKDIHDRMPVILKPEDEKIWLDTSITDPHFLNQFLVPLNESLMESYEVSSLVNSPKNNTIELIQEIC; from the coding sequence ATGTGTGGGCGATTTACACTTACTGCTACCTTGGAAGAAATTATGGACCGTTATGAAATTCAATCTTTTCTCGATGAAGAGTATTTTTCCCCCAGTTATAATATTGCACCTTCTCAGGGTGTGCTTGCAGTGATCAATGATGGAAAGTCTAACAGAATGGGGTTTTTAAAATGGGGCTTGATTCCCCCGTGGGCAAAGGATGCAACTCTCGGACATAAAATGATTAACGCCCGCGCGGAGACTTTAAATGAAAAGCCCAGCTTCCGAAATGCCTTTAAGAAAAAGCGCTGTTTAGTAATTGCTGATAGCTTTTATGAATGGAAAAGGAACGAAGATAAAACAAAAACACCGATGCGAATCAAACTAAAGTCAAATGAATTATTTGCAATGGCAGGAATTTGGGAAGGCTGGAAGTCGCCAGGTGGTCAAACGATCCATACTTGTTCGGTCATTACTACAAAACCAAATGAACTAATGAAGGATATTCATGATCGAATGCCCGTTATATTGAAACCGGAGGATGAGAAAATCTGGCTGGACACATCGATTACAGACCCCCATTTTTTAAATCAATTCCTTGTTCCACTGAATGAGAGTTTAATGGAGTCATACGAGGTTTCATCGTTGGTCAATTCGCCCAAAAATAATACGATTGAGCTTATTCAAGAGATTTGTTAG
- a CDS encoding thiol-disulfide oxidoreductase DCC family protein, whose protein sequence is MERIILFDGVCNLCNKSVQFIIKRDSAGTFKFASLQSKTGQNLLKTYGLTTDIDSFVLIEDKRIFVKSTAALRVCTHLNGLWKMLSVFLVVPPFIRDRLYEWIAKNRYKWFGKKDHCLLPLPEWKSRFLE, encoded by the coding sequence ATGGAACGAATAATATTATTCGACGGTGTCTGCAATCTTTGCAATAAAAGCGTACAATTTATAATCAAAAGAGATTCGGCTGGAACCTTTAAATTTGCCTCCCTTCAAAGCAAAACTGGTCAAAATCTCTTAAAAACGTACGGATTAACAACCGATATAGACAGCTTTGTTTTAATTGAAGATAAAAGAATATTTGTAAAATCCACTGCCGCTTTACGAGTTTGTACCCATTTGAATGGTCTTTGGAAAATGCTATCCGTTTTCCTGGTAGTCCCTCCTTTTATTAGAGACCGACTTTATGAATGGATTGCCAAAAATCGTTATAAATGGTTTGGAAAAAAAGATCACTGCCTACTGCCATTACCAGAATGGAAAAGCAGATTCCTAGAATAA
- a CDS encoding M14 family metallopeptidase, translating to MDIIVRQGDSLWHYSQLFKIDLQLIYDSNRDVQPNALSIGQKIRIPGFVAQEYQIRQGDTLWKIAQNRNLPLETLQLINPNINPNNIKVGQTIKVPLRITWRLVNGGQRYDYQTLNTDINRLQSVYPFLQIASIGKTVLGKNIPEMVIGTGGKRVHYNGSFHANEWITTPIIMTFINDYLLSLTNHNAIRGLSTSKFYQQSTLSIVPMVNPDGVDLVLHGPPSSEPWNTKVIDYNKGSTDFSGWKANIRGVDLNDQFPARWELEKARNPDQPGPRDYGGEKPLSEPEAIAMADLTKRRDFSRVLAFHTQGEVMYWGFENQEPPESETIVTEFSRVSGYEPVKTIESYAGYKDWFIQDWRRPGFTIEIGKGINPLPLSQFDEIYQKTLGIFLAGLYM from the coding sequence ATGGATATCATTGTTAGACAAGGGGATTCTTTATGGCACTATAGTCAGTTATTTAAAATAGATTTGCAATTAATTTATGATTCCAATCGGGACGTGCAACCAAATGCTCTTTCCATTGGACAAAAGATCCGGATTCCAGGTTTTGTCGCTCAGGAATATCAAATACGCCAGGGTGATACTTTATGGAAAATAGCTCAAAATCGTAATCTCCCACTAGAAACCCTGCAACTAATTAACCCAAACATAAATCCTAATAACATAAAAGTGGGGCAAACAATTAAGGTTCCATTAAGGATAACCTGGAGATTAGTGAACGGCGGACAAAGATACGACTATCAAACCTTGAACACTGATATCAACCGATTACAAAGTGTTTACCCATTTTTACAGATAGCGTCAATAGGAAAAACAGTTTTAGGGAAAAATATTCCTGAAATGGTGATTGGTACTGGTGGGAAAAGGGTTCACTACAATGGATCTTTCCATGCAAATGAATGGATTACTACCCCCATCATTATGACTTTTATTAATGATTACCTATTATCACTGACAAATCACAATGCCATTCGTGGACTTTCAACCAGTAAATTTTACCAGCAGAGCACTTTATCAATTGTACCAATGGTAAACCCAGATGGTGTCGATCTCGTTTTACATGGTCCACCTTCAAGCGAGCCATGGAATACAAAAGTCATCGACTACAATAAAGGCAGTACGGATTTTTCGGGATGGAAGGCCAACATTAGAGGTGTTGACCTTAACGATCAATTCCCTGCTAGATGGGAGCTCGAAAAGGCAAGGAATCCAGACCAGCCAGGACCAAGGGATTATGGTGGCGAAAAGCCCCTCTCTGAGCCTGAAGCCATTGCGATGGCAGATTTGACAAAAAGGCGGGATTTTTCACGAGTGCTAGCATTCCATACACAAGGTGAAGTAATGTACTGGGGATTTGAAAATCAAGAACCCCCTGAGTCAGAGACAATAGTGACTGAATTTAGTAGAGTCAGTGGATATGAGCCTGTAAAAACGATTGAAAGCTATGCAGGTTATAAAGACTGGTTTATCCAAGATTGGAGAAGGCCAGGATTTACAATAGAGATTGGGAAAGGAATTAACCCTCTCCCCCTTTCCCAATTTGACGAGATATATCAAAAAACACTTGGAATTTTCTTAGCGGGACTCTATATGTGA